The proteins below come from a single Osmerus mordax isolate fOsmMor3 chromosome 3, fOsmMor3.pri, whole genome shotgun sequence genomic window:
- the scaf1 gene encoding splicing factor, arginine/serine-rich 19: protein MVLEKEIDGVEANIPETKADTNSKEEEVEKDEDRTRERLRCIQGDRETPDDESSELGVTVISSSGPTPSLVSLNCSPHELLNSSDLQLELTAEVGVEGSSLCILSLFAPLVGRRKTALLQPLSGVNSRLQESLDCGRPPAHLSPWVMDLTRTPGLKGRPTSSAQHRTNEVVKSPLPSSPSTSPSSPSSAPSSPSSSPSSSSSSPSATVTGYHNDVKGQIKGGGSNSVTGDVVSSTSASLAPPSQSAPPLLSSNQSLNPSTPHFGVDGKREGGETDIYDPFHPTEGEREGGVAVNEEEEEEEGEKYDPFEPTGSPVSENEGMKDKDLLDESGGSESREARGARRKAEMERAAERRGQGKKNEAPPDSTYTLPTAPTSPRSLPLPLRRRLDREANRTIERGKGRKKRQNADSDHSEIEEGEIVGATERDGGKRARANEGILSIPSGSPFLGGSKPERILRVLDGESFVSVMAEGDWVAPAAVDGDAEPEAEPLVVGVGDLRRKLVSRRKERYRSCPSSSLSPQPLPQLPLPSPSPPSTTLPLSVEKEGKAHKSSKGSKERERRKRKEGRLGEKEERRRKKKKEKEGNGRGDSSERKDGVRGRRNEREEKESREDRGRSSRSNSRKRKKRRQGSPEAPHSHNSSGRLTHSRRSWSSLSEDHHRERDREQDRDRERERERDRDRDRNGDRRRDERARDGDSSRRKRDGERDSSSREKGSSKRSKGGREQRDRDRERERDRDRESNRERDRRRDGRPVVPPSIQDLNGSDLFAIKRTITVTTMTTTVPSSPPLDLTSPHSPAQGSDKPHKRKKKRRRHSEDEAEDGACRRSRSPSLHHYHGYESDRYSGKLEIDMLSLDGEALDSDYPSLEDSPPPAMPSEPPAPCPKPKVTLKSGRHHLKKKLRTGKKTVQSESSSVRPKSKGLSSSLSPTQAAASSGQASLTPATPSTKRGHKLGKEKERGEKVGKKESGRSSRSKKLSGSRKGKMQSKVSVLVREGVSSTTGGSAGPGKLGMDLLGTGGPGGGPCGQVVGGSIAVVFRRDNESRSPFLKPCTEPLSLGGRNKDPGKEGKRNSLIAPPPSLSNPALRSKKAKPSSTTSTSSSASSPSSSLATKRRRRLGKKAREKEVAGGLADENFGKANCSIEGWDRASTEAQSGLGSGGKASSPHTGPVGPLPCSSSSSSSMSVVPPSSSPTHTPPPSLPPLRDARDSSPDSQTVDSSCKTPEPSFLPEDCPSQTTPNPPASSPPLLIASKGEGTCISQSTPIMKPLPVDDGPKPLASPPCSSSSSGSAPASLSLPPCSTDPSSSSSSSVSSSSTNKPPPPPPPPPAAPPLPWSLQTGVDCTAGGVLALTALLFKMEEANIASRAKAQEFIQATSQILSQANQNQSQQLAPPSSSSSSTSHIPPPPSLHPTSGPTPAQFILPGCTKTPPSHLLPGMSMGCAQTPPPPLPMGFSGVTGGSSETGWDSESKDPDKYLKKLHTQERAVEEVKLAIKPYYQRKDINKDEYKDILRKAVHKICHSRTGEINPVKVSNLVKLYVQRYKYFRKHGRKMDEEEREEREQGAFHSYS from the exons AGTCGAGTGAGCTG GGAGTTACTGTAATTTCAAGCTCCGGACCTACCCCCTCTTTGGTGTCCCTTAACTGCTCTCCACATGAGCTCCTCAACAG CTCAGACCTACAGTTGGAGCTCACAGCTGAGGTTGGAGTGGAGGGCTCGTCGCTCTGCATTTTGTCCTTGTTTGCCCCACTTGTAGGCAGAAGAAAGACAG CCTTGCTGCAGCCATTGTCCGGAGTCAACTCCAGGCTGCAGGAATCACTGGATTGTGGTCGGCCCCCAGCCCATCTATCTCCGTGGGTCATGGACCTAACTCGAACCCCAGGCTTAAAAGGAAGGCCTACTTCCTCAGCTCAACACAGGACTAATGAGGTTGTCAAgagcccccttccctcctctccctccacctcaccgTCCTCCCCTTCATCtgctccctcttccccttcatcctccccttcctcctcatcctcttctcccaGTGCCACGGTGACCGGTTACCACAATGATGTGAAAGGCCAGATAAAAGGTGGAGGTTCCAACAGCGTAACAGGTGATGTGGTTTCCTCAACCTCTGCCTCCCTAGCCCCTCCCTCTCAATCTGCTCCTCCACTTTTATCCTCCAATCAGTCTCTTAATCCTTCAACACCCCATTTTGGTGTtgatgggaagagagaagggggtgagaCTGACATTTACGATCCGTTCCACCCcactgagggtgagagagagggtggtgtaGCTGTTaatgaagaagaagaggaggaggaaggtgagaaATATGACCCCTTTGAACCCACTGGGTCACCAGTCTCTGAGAATGAAGGGATGAAGGATAAGGACTTATTGGATGAGAGCGGTGGCAGTGAGAGCAGGGAAGCCCGAGGCGCAAGAAGGAAGGCAGAGATGGAAAGAGctgcggagaggaggggacaaggGAAAAAGAACGAGGCCCCCCCCGACTCTACATATACACTTCCCACTGCACCAACCTCCCCTCGCTCCTTACCTCTCCCCCTCAGGAGGAGACTGGACAGGGAGGCCAACAGGACAATAGAGCGTGGCAAAGGACGGAAGAAGAGGCAGAACGCAGACTCTGATCACTCTGAGATAGAGGAGGGTGAGATTGTTGGTGCTactgagagagacggggggaagaGGGCTAGAGCCAACGAAGGGATTCTTTCTATCCCATCTGGCAGTCCCTTTTTGGGTGGATCCAAACCAGAGAGGATCCTCCGGGTGCTGGATGGAGAAAGTTTTGTGTCGGTGATGGCAGAGGGGGATTGGGTTGCGCCTGCGGCAGTGGATGGGGATGCTGAACCTGAAGCTGAGCCCTTGGTTGTCGGGGTAGGAGACCTAAGGAGGAAGCTGGTCAGCCGGCGAAAGGAAAGATACcgctcctgcccctcctcctctctctcgcctcaGCCCCTGCCACaactcccccttccttccccatcGCCCCCATccaccacccttcccctctctgtagAGAAGGAGGGCAAGGCTCATAAGTCCTCCAAGGGctccaaggagagagagcgccgcaagcggaaggaaggaaggttaggggagaaagaagagcggaggaggaagaaaaagaaagagaaggagggaaatggCAGAGGTGATAGTAGTGAAAGGAAGGACGGGGTGAGAGGGcggaggaacgagagagaggagaaggagagcagggaaGACAGGGGACGGAGCAGCAGAAGCAACAGccggaaaagaaagaaaagacgaCAAGGCAGCCCTGAGGCCCCCCACTCCCACAATTCCTCTGGCCGGTTGACACACAGTAGACGTTCCTGGTCGAGTCTTTCTGAAGACcaccacagagaaagagacagagaacaagatagagacagagaaagagaacgagagagggatcGAGACAGAGACCGAAACGGTGATCGAAGGAGAGACGAAAGAGCAAGGGATGGAGATTCCAGTcgaagaaagagggatggagagagggactcCAGCAGCAGAGAAAAAGGGAGCTCCAAAAGGTCCAAAGGGGGCAGAGAGCAAAGAGACCGGGAtagggagcgagaaagagatagagaccgGGAAagcaacagggagagagataggcggCGAGATGGTCGGCCTGTGGTTCCACCGTCCATCCAGGACCTGAATGGTTCCGACCTATTTGCCATCAAACGAACCATCACAGTTACCACCATGACCACAACGGTTCCCAGCTCACCTCCACTGGACCTGACCTCTCCCCATAGCCCTGCCCAGGGCTCAGACAAGCCCcacaagaggaagaagaagaggcggCGGCACTCAGAAGACGAGGCTGAAGACGGCGCATGCCGACGCAGCCGATCCCCCTCGCTACACCACTACCATGGTTACGAATCAGACCGCTACTCTGGCAAGCTGGAGATAGATATGTTATCTCTGGACGGCGAGGCTTTAGACTCAGACTACCCTTCCTTGGAGGACTCTCCACCCCCGGCCATGCCCTCAGAGCCACCTGCCCCATGCCCTAAACCCAAGGTCACCTTGAAATCTGGACGGCACCACCTCAAGAAGAAATTGCGTACAGGCAAGAAAACTGTCCAGTCGGAATCCTCATCCGTTCGACCTAAAAGCAagggtctctcctcttctctctcaccaacccaGGCTGCTGCCTCCTCAGGGCAGGCCTCTCTCACACCTGCCACTCCCTCTACCAAACGGGGGCACAAgctggggaaggagaaagagcgagGAGAGAAAGTGGGGAAGAAGGAGTCCGGTCGTTCCAGCAGGTCCAAGAAGCTGAGTGGCAGCCGTAAAGGAAAAATGCAGTCCAAAGTGTCGGTGCTCGTGCGGGAGGGCGTCAGCAGCACCACTGGGGGCTCAGCGGGCCCAGGGAAGCTAGGGATGGATCTTCTGGGGACAGGTGGCCCGGGAGGTGGTCCTTGTGGGCAAGTGGTCGGGGGCTCTATTGCTGTGGTCTTCCGGAGGGACAACGAGAGTAGGTCTCCGTTCCTAAAGCCATGCACAGAACCGCTGTCACTAGGCGGGCGTAACAAGGACCCTGGCAAGGAAGGAAAACGCAACTCCCTGATCGCGCCCCCTCCTTCTTTATCCAATCCTGCGCTTAGGTCCAAAAAAGCTAAGCCCAGctcaacaacatcaacatcctCCTCAGCTTCTTCACCTTCGTCCTCCCTGGCGACTAAGCGAAGGCGTCGCCTAGGGAAGAAGGCACGAGAGAAGGAAGTGGCTGGGGGCCTTGCAGATGAAAATTTTGGAAAGGCTAACTGTAGTATAGAAGGCTGGGACCGAGCCTCTACTGAGGCTCAATCAGGGCTTGGAAGTGGAGGGAAAGCTTCGAGTCCTCACACTGGTCCAGTCGGTCCTCTACCCTGTTCTTCGTCATCGTCGTCCTCTATGAGTGTTGTtccaccctcatcctcacccacccacacacccccgccctctcttccccccttgcGAGATGCAAGGGATTCCTCACCAGACTCACAGACTGTTGACAGCAGCTGCAAAACCCCTGagccttctttccttcctgagGACTGCCCATCACAaactacccccaacccccctgctTCTAGCCCTCCTTTGCTCATTGCCTCCAAAGGGGAGGGCACCTGCATATCTCAGTCCACCCCCATCATGAAGCCCCTCCCAGTGGACGACGGCCCAAAGCCCCTGGCCTCGCCCCCttgttcctcatcctcgtctggATCGGCCCcagcctccttgtctctccctccctgctcgaCAGACCCCtcttcgtcttcctcctcctctgtctcctcctcttcaaccAACaagccaccacccccccccccacctcctcctgcagcgCCACCGCTCCCATGGAGTCTGCAGACAGGAGTGGACTGCACTGCTGGCGGCGTTCTGGCAT TGACTGCTTTGCTGTTCAAGATGGAGGAAGCAAATATTGCCAGTAGAGCCAAAGCTCAAGAGTTTATTCAAGCTACGAGCCAG ATCCTCTCTCAAGCCAATCAGAACCAGTCACAGCAGCTCGCCCcgccctcatcttcctcctcttccacctcacatatcccgcctcctccctctctccatccaaccTCCGGTCCCACCCCTGCCCAGTTCATTCTCCCCGGCTGCACCAaaactcctccctctcacctgctTCCTGGCATGTCCATGGGTTGTGCCCAGACCCCACCTCCGCCATTGCCAATGGGTTTTTCAGGGGTAACTGGGGGCTCAAGTGAGACTGGCTGGGACAGCGAGAGTAAAGACCCAGACAAG TACCTGAAGAAGCTGCATACCCAGGAACGAgcagtggaggaggtgaagctAGCCATCAAGCCCTATTATCAGCGCAAGGACATCAACAAAGACGAATATAAAGACATCCTGAGGAAAGCAGTACACAAG ATTTGCCACAGTCGCACAGGTGAGATCAACCCAGTTAAAGTTAGTAACCTGGTCAAACTCTACGTGCAGAGGTACAAGTACTTCAGGAAGCATGGCCGCAAGATGGacgaggaagaaagggaggagagggagcagggcgcTTTCCATTCCTACTCGTGA